Sequence from the Candidatus Hydrogenedentota bacterium genome:
CCGCAGGCGTTTGGGCGGGCGCCTCCCCGGCCTGCCGCGCCATGAGCATCTCCGCGTCGCGCGGGGACCGGGCGGACTGCGTCTGGTAGAAGCACAGCGCGGCCATGCCCGCGCAGAGCATCACGGCGGCGGCGAGATACTGGGCGGGACTGCGCCGCTTTGGCACCTCGTCTGCCCCGCGAAACCGCACGGTCACCCGGGTGGGGGCGGCCTCGTCAATCTCGTGGAGCGTGTCGCGGACCAGCTCCCCGGGCGCTTCGGGGGCTGCCTGCCGAACCAGTTCGTCCACGCGGCGCATCTGGTCCAGGGCTTCGCGGAGTTCCGGCTGCTCCTCCAGCAGGCGCTCCACCGCGGCGCGGGCTTCGGGGTCCAGCTCGCCGTCCAGGTAGGCGGACAGTTGCTCGTGCAGTTCCGGGGAAATCATGTCCGGCCTCCTTCCAGCACGCCGCGCCGCTCCAGACAGAGGGCCAGCCGCCGCCGCGCCTCGCTGATGCGCGATTTCACGGTGCCCACGGGGCACTCCAGAACGGCGGCGATGGCCGCATAGTCCATGTCGCGCTCCACCCGCAGGGCGAAGGCCTCCCGGTACTCCGGCGTCAGGCCGCCGAGGCACCGCCCCAGCGCCTCGCGCAGTTCCCCCGCCTCGGCGTTCTTTGCGGGGGAGTCGGCGGGCCCGGAGACGGCTTCACGCATCGGGGCGTCCCCGTCAAAGGGGTTTCCCGCCGCCACCTCGCGGTCGCGGCCCTTGCGGGTGCGGTCCCGGTGTAGGTTCCGCGAGAGATTGACGACGATCCGGTGCATCCAGGTGCCGAAGGCCGCGTCGCCCCGGAATCCGCCCAGGCTGTTCCAGGCGCGCAGGAAGGCCTCCTGCGCGAGGTCGCGGGCGTCCTCGCGGTTTCCCGTGAGCCGCCACGCCAGGGCGTGCACATGATTTTGGTGTCTGCGCATCAACTCGGCAAAAGCCTCCATGTCCCGGTCCGCGGCGCGCGGAACCAGGTCTTTGTCGTCAAGGGCGGCGGGGGGTTCCACCCCGTCCGGGGGCGCGGCCATGGTGCGTTCCTTTCCCTGTGAGACCCCGTTTTTCCGGGGAGGTTCGGATAGTGTACCGCAGGCCGGGGGGGCGGGGGAATGCGGGGGACGATATGGACACTATGGACGGGATGGACAGAGAGGCGGGCCTGCCCGCGCGGACCGCTCTCTCCCCAGGCGATTTCCGCCCCGTTTTCAACCGGAAACCGGGCTTCCGCGCCCCGCGCCGTTTGCGCCTTTGAGGGGCACGATGGTATGATTTCGCCGCGTGTTTCCGAACCGAGGCGGCCAGCACCCCCCAACGCTGGAGGCGGGATTGTCCCAGCTCAAAACCGAAGGCATAGTGCTGCGCAAGGTGGACTTTGGCGACACCAGCGCGATCGTCAGTTTTCTCACGCCGGACCGGGGGCGGATCGCGTGCC
This genomic interval carries:
- a CDS encoding RNA polymerase sigma factor, with the translated sequence MAAPPDGVEPPAALDDKDLVPRAADRDMEAFAELMRRHQNHVHALAWRLTGNREDARDLAQEAFLRAWNSLGGFRGDAAFGTWMHRIVVNLSRNLHRDRTRKGRDREVAAGNPFDGDAPMREAVSGPADSPAKNAEAGELREALGRCLGGLTPEYREAFALRVERDMDYAAIAAVLECPVGTVKSRISEARRRLALCLERRGVLEGGRT